The following proteins are co-located in the Silene latifolia isolate original U9 population chromosome 1, ASM4854445v1, whole genome shotgun sequence genome:
- the LOC141643283 gene encoding uncharacterized protein LOC141643283, with the protein MDMDREWMFVDRLDSRYREGVEYFVRHAMNNAENVEQLFCPCVKCGNNEYVVAVELESYLLINGIDKSYTRWIWHGEDVLPTLCSNLGDDSDFEGEDFDENVDRVDNLINDLKKSVVDPSEIEMFDRLFGDAIKPLYPGSTFTRLSATLKLYSLKAKNGWSDKSFTTLLEFLGQMLPEGNELPRRTYDVKKILCPMGVDYVKIHACRNDCILFRKDYKELDKCPKCGSSRYKLPKKNSTNSKGVPVKVLWYLPIIPRFKRMFANLKEARNLIWHAGGDGRILDDKIRHPADSTQWKSIDHLFPEFGSDARNLRLVLCTDGMNPFGNLSSHGVRGCFC; encoded by the coding sequence ATGGATATGGATCGCGAATGGATGTTTGTTGATCGTTTGGATTCTAGATATAGGGAAGGGGTGGAATATTTTGTTAGACATGCTATGAATAATGCAGAGAATGTGGAACAACTTTTCTGTCCATGTGTTAAATGTGGGAATAATGAGTATGTTGTTGCGGTAGAATTGGAAAGTTACCTCCTAATTAATGGTATTGACAAGAGTTATACAAGGTGGATTTGGCATGGGGAGGATGTGCTGCCCACTTTGTGTAGTAATTTAGGGGATGATAGCGACTTTGAGGGAGAGGATTTTGATGAAAATGTTGATCGAGTAGACAATCTTATAAATGATTTGAAAAAATCCGTTGTAGACCCAAGTGAAATTGAGATGTTTGATAGGCTGTTTGGTGATGCAATAAAACCCTTGTACCCTGGTTCAACTTTCACACGCCTATCAGCAACTTTAAAATTGTATAGTTTAAAGGCTAAAAATGGATGGAGTGATAAAAGTTTCACAACTTTGCTTGAGTTTTTGGGTCAGATGTTACCGGAAGGCAATGAACTCCCTAGGCGTACGTATGATGTTAAGAAAATTTTGTGTCCAATGGGAGTTGATTATgtaaaaatacatgcatgtcgtAACGATTGCATTTTGTTTCGGAAAGATTATAAAGAATTAGACAAATGTCCAAAGTGTGGGAGTTCACGTTATAAGTTGCCGAAAAAGAATTCCACAAATAGTAAAGGTGTCCCAGTTAAAGTCTTGTGGTATCTTCCCATTATCCCAAGATTTAAAAGAATGTTTGCAAATTTAAAAGAGGCGAGAAACTTAATTTGGCATGCTGGTGGTGATGGTAGAATTTTAGATGACAAAATTCGTCATCCTGCTGATTCAACTCAGTGGAAAAGCATAGATCATTTGTTTCCTGAATTTGGGTCTGATGCTAGAAATTTAAGGCTTGTACTATGTACTGATGGTATGAATCCATTTGGTAATCTAAGTAGTCATGGAGTACGTGGCTGTTTTTGCTAA
- the LOC141643291 gene encoding uncharacterized protein LOC141643291 produces MGEKTGEKITEKTATTPKPKRRKTSGTSNSQKVESGKSKISGGGSVTRSNNQLKALLDQNYDCRRLLARVVSVMRDNQVTDVNLIKNVLGSKKRLRLAKEDIDSLLNMNKISLGVIDTFLGYLDSICDQQMYGFLCPEIISQIGYASDKAVTILSKRMKDLKRKFYIAPYYDDDHWMLVDRRCFIIIKCIGSTH; encoded by the exons ATGGGGGAAAAGACTGGGGAAAAGATTACGGAAAAGACTGCGACGACACCTAAACCCAAAAGACGGAAGACATCTGGAACTTCTAATTCCCAGAAAGTAGAAAGTGGTAAAAGTAAGATAAGTGGTGGTGGATCAGTGACAAGATCAAACAACCAGTTGAAAGCGCTTTTGGACCAAAATTACGATTGTAGACGATTACTGGCAAGGGTAGTTAGTGTGATGCGCGATAATCAAGTGACCGATGTTAATTTGATCAAGAATGTCCTAGGATCCAAGAAAAGGTTGCGCCTCGCCAAGGAAGACATAGATTCATTGTTGAACATGAATAAGATCTCCCTTGGAGTCATTGACACTTTTCTTGG GTACTTGGATAGCATCTGTGACCAGCAAATGTACGGGTTCTTATGTCCAGAAATTATTTCACAAATAGGCTATGCCTCAGATAAAGCAGTAACCATACTTTCTAAAAGGATGAAAGACTTGAAAAGGAAATTTTACATCGCTCCATATTACGATGA TGATCATTGGATGCTCGTTGACCGACGTTGCTTTATCATAATCAAGTGCATTGGTTCGACTCACTAG